From the Deltaproteobacteria bacterium genome, one window contains:
- a CDS encoding aminotransferase class V-fold PLP-dependent enzyme — MLPRQLSDDVRGDFPFFTEREDGAQVLYLDSAATSLTPRVVLETMTDFYVRLSANVHRAKYLHSQLASEAYEEARSTVARFLGMEAAEVVFTAGCTAAINLVAAGLELGAGQAVALSLYEHHANILPWMSRHRVVWFDPARCDANALADLLRREKVGLLALTACSNASGVVPPVAEYAAAARQQGIPVLIDAAQYVPHYGGNLPALGGDFYVLSGHKMVGPFGVGVLAARFEWLERLAPPWLGGGVVERVSSDGYTLRGIPTRFEAGTPPIPEVLGLARAAEYLEGLGWARLQAHEEQLRARLAERLARIPQVVRLEAEWEGRRSAVTSITFAQQGTRWEDLVARMLYDRFKICVRAGHHCAHPYLSARGHGGTVRFAPYFYNSLEEIDRVADALEEVVGQLMPTR; from the coding sequence ATGCTTCCTCGCCAGCTCTCTGACGACGTTCGCGGCGATTTTCCGTTCTTCACCGAGCGGGAGGATGGGGCGCAGGTCCTCTACCTGGACAGCGCTGCGACGTCGCTGACGCCTCGCGTGGTGCTCGAGACCATGACGGACTTCTACGTCAGGCTCTCGGCAAACGTGCACCGCGCGAAGTACCTGCACTCGCAGCTGGCGAGCGAGGCCTACGAAGAGGCGCGCTCGACCGTGGCGCGCTTCCTGGGCATGGAGGCGGCCGAGGTGGTCTTCACGGCGGGGTGCACCGCGGCGATCAACCTCGTGGCCGCGGGGCTGGAGCTCGGGGCCGGCCAGGCCGTCGCGCTCTCGCTCTACGAGCACCACGCGAACATCCTGCCCTGGATGTCCCGCCATCGGGTCGTGTGGTTCGATCCGGCGCGCTGCGACGCGAACGCGCTGGCCGACCTCCTGCGCCGGGAGAAGGTGGGGCTCCTGGCGCTCACTGCTTGCTCGAACGCCAGCGGCGTGGTCCCTCCCGTCGCCGAGTACGCTGCAGCAGCGCGCCAGCAGGGCATTCCGGTGCTGATCGATGCGGCGCAGTACGTGCCGCACTACGGCGGTAACCTGCCTGCGCTCGGCGGGGACTTCTACGTTCTCTCGGGCCACAAGATGGTGGGGCCCTTCGGCGTTGGAGTGCTCGCGGCGCGGTTCGAGTGGCTCGAACGCCTCGCCCCGCCGTGGCTGGGCGGTGGGGTCGTCGAGCGCGTCTCCTCCGACGGCTACACCCTGCGCGGGATCCCCACACGCTTCGAGGCCGGTACGCCGCCTATCCCCGAGGTGCTCGGGCTGGCTCGCGCGGCGGAGTACCTGGAAGGCCTCGGCTGGGCGCGGCTCCAGGCGCACGAAGAGCAGCTCCGGGCGAGGCTCGCGGAAAGGCTCGCGCGGATTCCTCAGGTCGTCCGGCTCGAGGCCGAGTGGGAAGGGCGCAGGTCCGCGGTCACGAGCATCACCTTCGCGCAGCAGGGCACGCGCTGGGAGGACCTGGTCGCTCGCATGCTGTACGACCGGTTCAAGATCTGCGTGCGGGCGGGGCATCACTGCGCACACCCGTACCTCTCGGCGCGCGGTCACGGCGGGACGGTTCGGTTCGCACCGTACTTCTACAACTCGCTCGAGGAGATCGATCGGGTCGCGGACGCGCTCGAGGAGGTGGTCGGCCAGCTCATGCCGACCCGCTAG